From Candidatus Vondammii sp. HM_W22, one genomic window encodes:
- a CDS encoding transposase — MRDKEVAGTIKDHLRGILNAVVLEASNGPAEGFNSRVKMIKVCSRGFRNKALFANAIYFYLGGLNLYPEGVVG; from the coding sequence TTGAGAGATAAGGAAGTGGCGGGAACAATCAAGGATCATCTGCGGGGAATATTGAACGCTGTTGTTTTGGAGGCAAGTAATGGTCCGGCAGAAGGTTTCAACAGCCGAGTCAAGATGATCAAGGTGTGTAGCAGAGGTTTCCGCAACAAGGCGCTGTTTGCCAATGCAATCTACTTCTACCTTGGAGGGCTGAATCTTTATCCTGAGGGAGTAGTTGGGTGA
- a CDS encoding rhodanese-like domain-containing protein: protein MKKTEPIGLSPQQTLQMLKDDTRTILVDIRSSIEFLFVGHPQGAVHVPWIDEPDWVVNLHFVTDIRKLVLGGAVCTMDEGCAPVILICRSGKRSLEAGKALLEADFKSVFHVNGGFEGDLDDTHHRSTVNGWRFHQLPWEQC from the coding sequence ATGAAAAAAACAGAGCCGATTGGACTTTCACCCCAACAAACCCTGCAGATGCTGAAAGATGATACCCGGACGATACTGGTAGATATACGTTCCAGCATAGAATTTCTCTTTGTCGGCCACCCTCAGGGCGCTGTGCATGTTCCCTGGATCGATGAGCCGGATTGGGTGGTAAACCTCCATTTCGTTACCGATATCCGCAAACTTGTGTTAGGTGGTGCTGTCTGCACTATGGATGAAGGGTGTGCCCCTGTAATCCTTATCTGCCGTAGTGGAAAACGTTCCCTGGAGGCAGGCAAAGCGCTACTCGAAGCCGATTTCAAAAGCGTTTTCCATGTCAATGGGGGATTTGAGGGGGATCTTGATGACACGCACCACCGCAGCACAGTCAATGGCTGGCGCTTTCATCAGCTGCCCTGGGAACAGTGTTAA
- a CDS encoding transposase: MKHGKTHYGYKNHISIDRKHKVIRKYAITSAKVHDS, from the coding sequence ATGAAGCATGGCAAAACCCACTATGGGTACAAAAACCACATCAGCATAGACCGGAAGCACAAAGTCATTCGCAAGTACGCCATCACATCAGCTAAAGTTCACGATAGCTAG
- the erpA gene encoding iron-sulfur cluster insertion protein ErpA → MSVAEIGAESPLVFTSGAATKVASLIEEEGNPDLVLRIYIQGGGCSGFQYGFTFDEDEKEGDTKVVTDGVTLLVDPMSLQYLMGAEVDYTENLQGSQFVIRNPNASTTCGCGSSFSV, encoded by the coding sequence ATGAGTGTTGCAGAAATTGGGGCCGAAAGCCCACTGGTTTTCACCTCCGGCGCGGCCACAAAGGTGGCTTCATTGATTGAAGAAGAAGGAAACCCTGATCTTGTGTTACGGATTTATATTCAGGGCGGCGGTTGTTCTGGATTTCAGTATGGGTTCACCTTTGATGAAGATGAAAAAGAGGGCGATACCAAAGTGGTCACCGATGGCGTTACACTGTTGGTCGATCCTATGAGCCTGCAGTATCTCATGGGTGCTGAAGTGGACTACACCGAAAATCTCCAGGGTTCACAGTTCGTTATCCGCAATCCCAATGCAAGCACTACCTGTGGTTGCGGCTCCTCGTTCTCAGTCTGA
- a CDS encoding anhydro-N-acetylmuramic acid kinase yields MESTLYVGLMSGTSMDGIDAVLVQFRPNGINLLGHHSRPWPEALQERLRQLSRPGGNEIDRMGELDILVADGFADAALELLEQTNTRQDNVSAIGSHGQTIRHRPNAKHPFSLQIGDPNRIAERTRITVVADFRRRDIAAGGEGAPLVPAFHATVFHTPSEYRAILNIGGIANLTLLPGSSPAEITGFDTGPGNTLLDYWAYKHLNQPRDENGNWAASGEICEALLSTLLEDDYFQHPPPKSTGPEYFSSHWLEKATSSYRNLSHADIQATLTALTAETVCRALQRQAPECQRIIGCGGGIHNSELMRQLDQRFKGGVLETSDDHGIPPDQVEAIAFAWLARQTQLGAAGNLPSVTGASHPVPLGGIYSGRVSQTR; encoded by the coding sequence GTGGAGAGCACGCTCTATGTCGGCCTGATGTCTGGCACCAGCATGGATGGTATCGATGCCGTTTTGGTGCAGTTTCGACCGAATGGGATCAATCTGCTTGGCCATCATAGCCGCCCCTGGCCAGAGGCACTTCAAGAGAGGCTGCGCCAACTGAGCAGACCTGGTGGCAATGAAATAGACCGCATGGGTGAACTTGATATTCTGGTCGCCGACGGTTTTGCCGATGCAGCACTCGAGCTGCTGGAGCAGACAAACACCCGCCAAGATAATGTCAGCGCCATCGGGTCACACGGCCAAACGATCCGCCATCGACCCAATGCCAAACATCCCTTCAGCTTGCAGATAGGCGACCCCAATCGAATTGCCGAGCGAACCCGTATAACGGTGGTAGCCGATTTTCGGCGTAGGGATATTGCTGCCGGCGGAGAAGGGGCACCCCTAGTCCCGGCATTTCATGCGACCGTGTTCCACACGCCATCAGAATACCGGGCCATACTGAATATTGGCGGCATCGCCAATCTCACTCTTTTGCCTGGCAGCAGTCCAGCTGAAATCACCGGCTTTGACACCGGCCCGGGTAATACACTTCTGGATTACTGGGCCTACAAGCATCTGAACCAACCCAGAGATGAAAATGGCAACTGGGCCGCCAGCGGAGAGATCTGCGAAGCACTGCTTAGCACTCTGCTGGAGGATGACTATTTTCAGCATCCGCCGCCGAAGAGCACTGGCCCGGAATATTTCAGCTCCCATTGGCTCGAAAAAGCGACCAGCAGCTACCGGAACCTGAGTCATGCAGACATCCAGGCAACACTCACCGCGTTAACGGCAGAAACTGTATGCCGGGCACTGCAACGGCAAGCACCCGAATGCCAAAGAATAATCGGCTGCGGTGGCGGTATTCACAATAGTGAGCTGATGCGGCAGTTGGATCAGCGCTTCAAGGGAGGCGTTCTAGAAACCAGTGATGATCATGGAATCCCTCCGGACCAAGTCGAAGCCATCGCATTTGCCTGGCTGGCTCGGCAGACGCAGCTTGGAGCAGCCGGTAATCTGCCAAGTGTCACAGGAGCATCACACCCGGTTCCACTCGGCGGTATCTATTCAGGGCGAGTTTCACAAACACGGTAA